One window of Salegentibacter sp. Hel_I_6 genomic DNA carries:
- the rsmG gene encoding 16S rRNA (guanine(527)-N(7))-methyltransferase RsmG, with the protein MELIKKYFPNLTDDQYTKFEQMEGLYKDWNLKINVVSRKDIDEIYLRHVLHSLGIAKIQEFKAGAKILDVGTGGGFPGIPLAILFPETKFHLVDSIGKKMKVVNEVVEGLNLTNVKTTNARVEEISGTYDFIVSRAVAAMPTFVHWTKGKIAKKSEHELKNGILYLKGGDLSEELKDYPKATIYNLPDYFEEEFFDTKKVVYLPLKYKP; encoded by the coding sequence TTGGAATTAATAAAGAAATATTTCCCCAATTTAACCGATGACCAATACACGAAATTTGAGCAAATGGAGGGTCTTTATAAAGACTGGAATCTTAAAATTAACGTGGTTTCGCGTAAGGATATTGATGAAATTTACCTTAGGCACGTTCTACACTCTCTGGGCATCGCGAAAATTCAGGAATTTAAGGCTGGAGCCAAAATTTTAGATGTTGGGACCGGCGGTGGATTTCCAGGAATTCCATTAGCAATATTATTTCCTGAAACTAAATTTCATCTCGTTGATTCTATAGGAAAGAAAATGAAAGTGGTAAATGAAGTTGTGGAAGGTTTAAACCTTACTAACGTAAAGACCACAAATGCCCGCGTAGAAGAGATTTCTGGAACCTATGATTTTATAGTTAGTAGGGCAGTAGCAGCAATGCCAACCTTTGTGCATTGGACAAAAGGCAAAATTGCAAAGAAAAGCGAGCACGAGCTTAAGAATGGAATTCTTTATCTAAAAGGCGGAGACCTTTCTGAAGAATTAAAAGATTATCCCAAAGCAACGATCTATAATCTGCCCGATTACTTTGAAGAGGAATTTTTCGATACAAAAAAAGTTGTTTACCTGCCTTTAAAATATAAGCCTTAA
- a CDS encoding acyl-CoA desaturase, with translation MENIQNHIKFSRKDSTKFFRILNKRVNSYFKENNIKKTGNWKLHLKAVAMFSLFLTPYFLILSLDISQWWMLLLTVVMGAGMAGVGMNIMHDGNHGSYSSKKWVNKFMGGTIYVLAGNVYNWQVQHNVLHHTYTNIHGHDEDLDAGRVIRFSQHSKWYSFHRFQHYYSVFLYGLLTFNWALTTDFKQTKNYLKRKLSYGKMPNPVAQWSIIAITKLIYVSIWIVIPMLILSISWWKILIGFFVMHYTAGLILSIVFQLAHVVKETEMPLPDETGSMKNTWAIHQLFTTVNFATKNRIVNWFTGGLNHQVEHHIFPNISHIHYSRIAKIVKETAAECNLPYHEYKTTRAAIIAHFKHLKEMGAKPAISS, from the coding sequence ATGGAAAATATTCAAAATCATATAAAATTCTCCCGAAAAGATTCTACCAAATTCTTTAGGATACTCAATAAAAGAGTAAATAGTTATTTTAAAGAAAATAACATTAAAAAAACCGGAAATTGGAAACTGCATCTAAAAGCAGTAGCAATGTTTTCTTTATTTTTAACCCCATACTTTTTAATTCTATCCCTTGATATTTCACAATGGTGGATGCTACTTCTTACCGTGGTAATGGGCGCAGGAATGGCCGGCGTGGGGATGAATATTATGCATGATGGTAATCACGGTTCTTATTCGTCTAAAAAATGGGTTAATAAATTTATGGGAGGCACAATCTATGTTCTGGCCGGTAATGTTTACAACTGGCAGGTTCAGCATAATGTTTTACATCATACCTACACCAATATCCACGGGCACGATGAAGACCTAGACGCTGGAAGAGTAATTAGATTTTCTCAACATTCAAAATGGTATAGTTTTCACCGTTTTCAACATTATTATTCTGTTTTTTTATATGGGTTGCTAACCTTTAATTGGGCATTAACTACAGATTTTAAACAGACTAAAAATTACTTAAAGCGGAAATTATCTTACGGAAAAATGCCAAATCCTGTAGCACAATGGAGTATTATCGCAATCACGAAACTGATTTATGTTTCTATTTGGATTGTGATTCCTATGTTAATTTTATCAATTTCCTGGTGGAAGATTTTAATTGGATTTTTCGTGATGCACTATACTGCAGGATTAATTCTTAGTATAGTTTTTCAGTTAGCCCATGTAGTAAAAGAAACCGAAATGCCCTTACCCGATGAAACAGGCTCTATGAAAAACACCTGGGCCATTCACCAGTTGTTTACCACCGTTAATTTTGCAACCAAGAATAGAATTGTGAACTGGTTTACCGGGGGATTAAACCACCAGGTAGAACATCATATTTTTCCAAATATTAGTCACATCCATTATTCAAGGATAGCCAAAATAGTAAAGGAAACTGCAGCAGAATGCAATCTTCCTTATCATGAATATAAAACCACACGCGCAGCTATAATTGCCCATTTCAAACATTTAAAAGAAATGGGTGCGAAACCTGCAATTTCGTCTTAA